In Streptomyces sp. NBC_00569, a single genomic region encodes these proteins:
- a CDS encoding NAD-dependent epimerase/dehydratase family protein — MLTLVTGATGKVGQRFVPRLLQNPAPGDQVRVLVRDAARGERFAALGADVVVGDLRDADVLGKATAGADAVVNVAAAFRGVPDEEARAVNRDAAIELARASVASGVRRFVQVSTGLVYGSGRGRPLVEDDGTVPGGHLWGAYPESKWEAERALRAMEGLDDLRIARLPFVYGDGDSHLADVTQMATNWPAMQRLHMGHHADVAQGLRRLLYAPGAHGVYNIADDAPVTLVDVLQLNGVPVPPEAYDKVDPDPWAAVMSTARIRRELGFRPFFPSVWTALDAGAL, encoded by the coding sequence ATGCTGACACTGGTGACAGGTGCGACGGGCAAGGTCGGGCAGCGGTTCGTGCCGCGACTGCTGCAGAACCCGGCGCCGGGCGACCAGGTGCGGGTGCTCGTACGGGACGCGGCACGAGGCGAGCGGTTCGCCGCACTGGGCGCGGACGTGGTCGTCGGAGATCTGCGGGACGCGGACGTGCTCGGCAAGGCGACGGCCGGGGCGGACGCCGTGGTGAACGTCGCCGCGGCCTTCCGCGGAGTGCCCGACGAGGAGGCGCGGGCGGTCAACAGGGACGCCGCGATCGAGCTGGCCCGGGCCTCCGTGGCCTCGGGCGTGCGGCGGTTCGTGCAGGTCAGCACGGGTCTGGTGTACGGCAGCGGGCGCGGCCGGCCGCTGGTCGAGGACGACGGGACGGTGCCGGGCGGCCACCTGTGGGGCGCCTACCCCGAGTCGAAGTGGGAGGCGGAGCGCGCGCTGCGGGCGATGGAGGGCCTCGACGACCTCCGCATCGCCCGGCTGCCCTTCGTGTACGGAGACGGGGATTCGCACCTGGCCGACGTGACGCAGATGGCGACGAACTGGCCCGCCATGCAGCGCCTGCACATGGGCCACCACGCGGACGTCGCCCAGGGTCTGCGACGGCTGCTGTACGCGCCGGGCGCGCACGGCGTCTACAACATCGCCGACGACGCCCCGGTCACCCTGGTCGACGTGCTTCAGCTCAACGGTGTGCCGGTGCCGCCGGAGGCGTACGACAAGGTGGACCCGGACCCGTGGGCCGCCGTCATGTCGACGGCCCGCATCCGCCGCGAACTGGGCTTCCGCCCGTTCTTCCCGTCCGTGTGGACGGCGCTGGACGCCGGCGCGCTGTAG
- a CDS encoding MFS transporter, which yields MTAAVAALDEPVERVGRGWTAALSLANGAIWVGWYGPLQILLALQAEDFAPGTGMSKETLLAWVTGVGAVVSLAANPFFGALSDRTVSRFGRRTPWIVAGAGGGACALLLLAGAGSVWTMAAGWCLVQLTLNAAFAAVTAAVPDRVPRLQRGAVGGWLGAAQILGVVVGTGLATVVGGVGAGYTACAVFALVGVLPYVLRHPDLRLAPADRPPWAWRTFLAGFWLSPRRHPDLGWAWLTRFLINLSNALVLLYLLYYLRDRLHYGDPDQGVLILTAVNGVTLLCTVVVAGAASDRVGRRKPFVIWSGVLMAAATAALSGWQTWPGAIVAAAVLGVGFGVFTSVDFALMTDVLPRAMDRGRDLGVINVANSLPQVAAPALAAPIVTYLGGYRALYLVAAVIGLAGALLVRRIRSVA from the coding sequence ATGACGGCCGCCGTCGCGGCGCTCGACGAGCCCGTCGAGCGGGTCGGGCGCGGCTGGACGGCCGCGCTGTCGCTGGCCAACGGGGCGATCTGGGTCGGCTGGTACGGGCCCCTGCAGATCCTGCTCGCCCTCCAGGCCGAGGACTTCGCACCCGGCACCGGCATGTCCAAGGAGACACTGCTCGCGTGGGTGACCGGGGTGGGCGCCGTGGTGTCGCTCGCCGCGAACCCGTTCTTCGGCGCGCTCTCGGACCGTACGGTGTCGCGGTTCGGGCGGCGTACGCCGTGGATCGTGGCGGGCGCGGGCGGCGGCGCGTGTGCGCTGCTCCTGCTGGCGGGGGCCGGGTCCGTGTGGACGATGGCGGCCGGCTGGTGCCTGGTGCAGCTGACGCTGAACGCGGCCTTCGCCGCGGTGACGGCGGCCGTGCCCGACCGGGTGCCGCGGCTCCAGCGCGGCGCGGTGGGCGGCTGGCTGGGGGCCGCGCAGATCCTGGGCGTGGTCGTCGGCACGGGGCTCGCGACCGTCGTGGGCGGGGTCGGCGCCGGGTACACGGCGTGCGCGGTGTTCGCCCTGGTGGGCGTCCTGCCGTACGTGCTGCGCCATCCGGACCTGCGGCTCGCCCCGGCGGACCGGCCGCCGTGGGCCTGGCGGACCTTTCTGGCCGGGTTCTGGCTGAGCCCTCGCCGCCACCCCGACCTCGGGTGGGCCTGGCTGACCCGCTTCCTGATCAACCTCAGCAACGCGCTGGTGCTCCTGTACCTCCTCTACTACCTGCGCGACCGCCTCCACTACGGCGACCCCGACCAGGGCGTGCTGATCCTGACGGCGGTCAACGGCGTGACCCTGCTGTGCACCGTCGTCGTGGCCGGGGCCGCCTCCGACCGGGTGGGGCGCCGCAAGCCCTTCGTGATCTGGTCGGGCGTCCTGATGGCGGCGGCGACGGCCGCGCTGTCCGGCTGGCAGACCTGGCCCGGCGCGATCGTCGCGGCGGCCGTCCTCGGCGTCGGCTTCGGCGTCTTCACCTCGGTCGACTTCGCGCTGATGACGGACGTCCTGCCCAGGGCCATGGACCGGGGCAGGGACCTGGGCGTCATCAATGTCGCCAACTCCCTGCCCCAGGTCGCCGCACCCGCGCTCGCCGCGCCGATCGTCACGTACCTCGGCGGCTACCGCGCCCTGTACCTGGTCGCGGCGGTGATCGGGCTCGCGGGAGCGCTCCTGGTGCGGCGGATCCGGTCGGTGGCCTGA
- a CDS encoding GH1 family beta-glucosidase, which translates to MIARMAASEPVPQFPHDFLWGVSTSAHQIEGATDARVPSVWDAFTAQPGRVKDGSTAAVACDHYHRYGEDVALIAGLGVGAYRFSVSWPRVMSPGGLDFYDRLVDALCAAGVQPVPTLFHWDTPLSVEEAGGWLKRDTASLFADYAAQVADRIGDRVQKWITLNEPAEHTLLGHALGQHAPGRQLLFDALPVAHHQLLAHGLAVRALRAAGATDIGIANSHGPTWPASDDPADREAADFYDVLLNRLFADPLLLGAYPEGIGDLMPGDVVADLKVIAEPVDWYGINFYQPTKVGAPLTSGEATEFSGLTLPPELPFSPREIEGYPVTDFGWPVVPEALTELLLAFRDRYGDRLPPLVITENGCSYEGVDDQERIAYLDGHLRALHRALEAGVDVRGYFVWSLMDNFEWAEGYARRFGLVHVDYTTLERTPKASYHWLRDVLRAQRA; encoded by the coding sequence ATGATCGCGCGCATGGCAGCGAGCGAACCGGTACCTCAGTTCCCGCACGACTTCCTGTGGGGCGTGTCCACCTCGGCCCACCAGATCGAGGGCGCCACCGACGCACGCGTCCCCTCGGTGTGGGACGCGTTCACGGCACAGCCGGGGCGGGTGAAGGACGGCTCGACAGCCGCCGTCGCCTGCGACCACTACCACCGTTACGGCGAGGACGTGGCGCTGATCGCCGGCCTCGGGGTCGGGGCGTACCGCTTCTCCGTGTCCTGGCCGCGGGTCATGTCGCCGGGCGGCCTCGACTTCTACGACCGTCTCGTCGACGCGCTGTGCGCGGCGGGCGTACAGCCCGTGCCGACACTCTTCCACTGGGACACCCCGCTGTCCGTGGAGGAGGCGGGCGGCTGGCTGAAGCGGGACACGGCGTCGCTCTTCGCGGACTACGCGGCGCAGGTCGCGGACCGCATCGGCGACCGTGTACAGAAGTGGATCACCCTCAACGAGCCCGCCGAGCACACTCTTCTCGGCCACGCGCTCGGCCAGCACGCGCCCGGCAGGCAGCTCCTGTTCGACGCGCTGCCGGTGGCCCACCACCAGCTCCTCGCCCACGGCCTCGCCGTACGGGCGCTGCGCGCGGCCGGCGCCACGGACATCGGGATCGCGAACTCGCACGGCCCGACCTGGCCCGCCTCCGACGACCCCGCCGACCGCGAGGCCGCGGACTTCTACGACGTGCTCCTCAACCGGCTCTTCGCCGACCCGCTGCTCCTCGGCGCCTACCCGGAGGGCATCGGCGACCTGATGCCGGGCGATGTGGTCGCCGATCTGAAGGTGATCGCGGAGCCCGTCGACTGGTACGGAATCAACTTCTACCAGCCGACCAAGGTGGGCGCGCCGCTCACCTCCGGCGAGGCGACGGAGTTCTCCGGCCTCACCCTGCCGCCCGAACTCCCCTTCTCCCCACGGGAGATCGAGGGATACCCCGTCACGGACTTCGGCTGGCCGGTGGTCCCCGAAGCGCTCACCGAGCTCCTCCTCGCCTTCCGCGACCGCTACGGCGACCGGCTCCCGCCCCTCGTCATCACCGAGAACGGCTGCAGTTACGAGGGGGTGGACGACCAGGAGCGGATCGCGTACCTGGACGGCCATCTGCGGGCCCTGCACCGCGCGCTGGAGGCGGGGGTCGACGTGCGCGGCTACTTCGTGTGGTCGCTGATGGACAACTTCGAGTGGGCGGAGGGCTACGCGCGCCGCTTCGGCCTCGTCCACGTCGACTACACGACCCTGGAGCGCACACCGAAGGCGTCGTACCACTGGCTGCGGGACGTGCTGCGGGCGCAGCGCGCATGA
- a CDS encoding protealysin inhibitor emfourin, whose amino-acid sequence MRIQVIRTGGFAGIERRAEVDTSGRADAHEWHALAEQALAGGQDTPPMGVPDGFSYTITVDGKTVHCADPRLTDEQRGLISRVLKEGA is encoded by the coding sequence ATGCGTATTCAGGTCATCCGTACCGGAGGATTCGCCGGGATCGAGCGGCGGGCCGAGGTCGACACCTCGGGCCGCGCCGACGCCCACGAGTGGCACGCCCTGGCCGAGCAGGCGCTGGCCGGGGGCCAGGACACGCCGCCGATGGGGGTGCCGGACGGGTTCAGCTACACGATCACGGTGGACGGGAAGACCGTGCACTGCGCGGACCCGCGGCTCACGGACGAGCAGCGGGGGCTGATCTCGCGGGTCCTCAAGGAAGGGGCGTAG
- a CDS encoding M4 family metallopeptidase produces the protein MIVNRKGFEPVFCTIVPPHILDKAARSGDPALSAPARRTLERDALERTRRRLTTVIGAPSVAAPAGAVEHKPHRTVFDAGHRTELPGTKVRGEGDEPGKDATVSRAYAGLGATFALYLEKFARDSIDGSGLPLNASVHFDNDYNNAFWNGEQMVFGDGDGEIFLDFTIPVDVIGHELTHGVTQYTANLTYFGQPGALNESVSDVFGSLIKQYSLGQSAADADWLIGAGLLAPRVTGKALRSMKAPGTAYDDDVLGKDPQPADMDHFVRTSSDNGGVHINSGIPNHAFYLLAVALGGNAWERAGQIWYDVLTGGELAQDASFADFAKLTVKAARTRFKDGEELESVQKAWSQVGVPTA, from the coding sequence ATGATCGTGAACCGTAAGGGCTTCGAGCCCGTCTTCTGCACCATCGTGCCGCCCCACATCCTCGACAAGGCCGCCCGGTCCGGTGACCCCGCGCTCTCGGCACCGGCCCGCCGCACCCTGGAACGCGACGCCCTGGAGCGCACGCGCCGCCGTCTGACCACCGTGATCGGCGCCCCCTCGGTGGCCGCGCCCGCGGGCGCCGTCGAGCACAAGCCGCACCGCACGGTCTTCGACGCGGGCCACCGCACCGAGCTGCCGGGCACGAAGGTCCGCGGCGAGGGCGACGAGCCCGGCAAGGACGCGACCGTCAGCCGCGCGTACGCGGGGCTCGGCGCGACCTTCGCGCTGTACCTGGAGAAGTTCGCCCGCGACTCCATCGACGGCAGCGGTCTGCCGCTGAACGCGTCCGTGCACTTCGACAACGACTACAACAACGCGTTCTGGAACGGCGAGCAGATGGTGTTCGGCGACGGGGACGGCGAGATCTTCCTCGACTTCACCATCCCGGTCGACGTGATCGGCCACGAGCTGACGCACGGCGTCACCCAGTACACGGCCAACCTCACCTACTTCGGGCAGCCGGGCGCCCTGAACGAGTCGGTCTCGGACGTCTTCGGCTCCCTGATCAAGCAGTACTCGCTCGGCCAGAGCGCCGCCGACGCCGACTGGCTGATCGGCGCGGGCCTCCTCGCGCCGCGCGTCACCGGCAAGGCGCTGCGCTCCATGAAGGCGCCCGGCACGGCGTACGACGACGACGTGCTCGGCAAGGACCCGCAGCCCGCCGACATGGACCACTTCGTGCGGACGAGCAGCGACAACGGCGGCGTGCACATCAACTCCGGCATCCCGAACCACGCCTTCTACCTGCTGGCCGTGGCGCTCGGCGGCAACGCGTGGGAGCGGGCCGGGCAGATCTGGTACGACGTCCTGACCGGCGGCGAGCTGGCGCAGGACGCGTCCTTCGCGGACTTCGCGAAGCTGACGGTGAAGGCGGCGCGCACCCGCTTCAAGGACGGCGAGGAGCTGGAGTCCGTCCAGAAGGCCTGGTCGCAGGTCGGCGTTCCGACGGCGTAG
- the leuA gene encoding 2-isopropylmalate synthase: MPNFQRPTSMPVHKYGQYEQVDIPDRTWPGKRVTVAPRWLSTDLRDGNQALIDPMSPARKREMFDLLVRMGYKEIEVGFPASGETDFAFVRSIIEEGAIPDDVTISVLTQAREELIERTVQSLKGAKRATVHLYNATAPTFREIVFRGSKEQIKQIAIDGTQHVMDYAEKILGPETTFGYQYSPEIFTDTELDFALEVCEAVMEVYKPGPGREIILNLPATVERSTPSTHADRFEWMHRNLSNREYVCLSVHPHNDRGTAVAAAELALMAGADRIEGCLFGQGERTGNVDLVTLGMNLFSQGVDPQIDFSDIDEIRRTAEYCNQMEVHPRHPYAGDLVYTSFSGSHQDAIKKGFEAMDARAAAAGKSVDDIEWAVPYLPIDPKDVGRSYEAVIRVNSQSGKGGIAYVLKNDHKLDLPRRMQIEFSKIIQAKTDAEGGEVTPKEIWSVFQDEYLPNAENPWGRIQVKAGQSTTDTDGVDTLNVSADVDGEATVLTGTGNGPISAFFDALQAVGIDARLLDYQEHTMSEGASAQAASYIECAIGDKVLWGIGIDANTTRASLKAVVSAVNRSAR, encoded by the coding sequence ATGCCGAACTTCCAGCGCCCCACTTCCATGCCGGTCCACAAGTACGGACAGTACGAGCAGGTCGACATCCCCGACCGCACGTGGCCCGGCAAGCGCGTCACCGTCGCCCCCCGCTGGCTCTCCACCGACCTGCGCGACGGCAACCAGGCGCTGATCGACCCGATGTCCCCGGCCCGCAAGCGCGAGATGTTCGACCTCCTGGTCCGCATGGGCTACAAGGAGATCGAGGTCGGCTTCCCCGCCTCCGGCGAGACCGACTTCGCGTTCGTACGGTCGATCATCGAAGAGGGCGCGATCCCGGACGACGTGACGATCTCCGTGCTGACGCAGGCGCGCGAGGAGCTCATCGAGCGCACGGTCCAGTCCCTGAAGGGCGCCAAGCGCGCGACGGTGCACCTGTACAACGCGACGGCGCCGACCTTCCGCGAGATCGTCTTCCGCGGCTCCAAGGAGCAGATCAAGCAGATCGCCATCGACGGCACGCAGCACGTCATGGACTACGCGGAGAAGATCCTCGGCCCCGAGACGACCTTCGGCTACCAGTACAGCCCCGAGATCTTCACCGACACCGAGCTGGACTTCGCGCTGGAGGTCTGCGAGGCGGTCATGGAGGTCTACAAGCCGGGCCCCGGCCGCGAGATCATCCTCAACCTGCCCGCCACCGTGGAGCGTTCGACGCCGTCCACGCACGCGGACCGCTTCGAGTGGATGCACCGCAACCTGTCGAACCGCGAGTACGTCTGCCTGTCCGTGCACCCGCACAACGACCGCGGCACGGCCGTCGCCGCCGCCGAGCTGGCCCTGATGGCCGGCGCCGACCGCATCGAGGGCTGCCTGTTCGGCCAGGGCGAGCGCACCGGCAACGTCGACCTGGTCACGCTGGGCATGAACCTGTTCTCGCAGGGTGTCGACCCGCAGATCGACTTCTCCGACATCGACGAGATCCGCCGCACCGCCGAGTACTGCAACCAGATGGAGGTCCACCCGCGCCACCCCTACGCGGGCGACCTGGTCTACACGTCCTTCTCCGGCTCCCACCAGGACGCCATCAAGAAGGGCTTCGAGGCGATGGACGCGCGGGCCGCGGCCGCCGGCAAGTCCGTCGACGACATCGAGTGGGCGGTCCCGTACCTGCCCATCGACCCGAAGGACGTCGGCCGCTCCTACGAGGCCGTCATCCGCGTCAACTCGCAGTCCGGCAAGGGCGGTATCGCGTACGTCCTGAAGAACGACCACAAGCTGGACCTGCCGCGCCGCATGCAGATCGAGTTCTCGAAGATCATCCAGGCGAAGACGGACGCCGAGGGCGGCGAGGTCACGCCGAAGGAGATCTGGTCGGTCTTCCAGGACGAGTACCTGCCCAACGCCGAGAACCCGTGGGGCCGCATCCAGGTCAAGGCCGGCCAGAGCACGACCGACACGGACGGCGTCGACACGCTGAACGTCTCGGCCGACGTCGACGGTGAGGCCACCGTCCTGACCGGTACGGGCAACGGCCCGATCTCGGCGTTCTTCGACGCCCTGCAGGCCGTCGGCATCGACGCCCGCCTGCTGGACTACCAGGAGCACACGATGAGCGAGGGCGCCTCCGCGCAGGCCGCCTCGTACATCGAGTGCGCGATCGGCGACAAGGTCCTGTGGGGCATCGGCATCGACGCGAATACGACACGCGCGTCGCTGAAGGCCGTGGTCTCCGCGGTCAACCGCTCCGCACGCTGA
- a CDS encoding TerB family tellurite resistance protein: protein MLPIWGRTDRNGLAGQALLPAARPLSRLIGVRTAWTTVGDGEFFCPGCGGDRNYRRRTGRRRFVLLGIPLVPRGATGPVVECAACEDRFAADVLDHPTTHRFSAMLRDAVHTVVLAVLSAGGVSSRTALETAVATLRGAGFDDCTDVRLAALVEALLTDTGRVPEHCGPGAGLAIELHEALDPLAPHLAPAGRESILLQGARIALADGPYTPAERDVLSTAGAALTMCTDEVSQLLEAARTPS, encoded by the coding sequence GTGCTGCCGATTTGGGGACGAACCGACCGTAACGGGCTTGCTGGTCAAGCATTGCTTCCAGCGGCGCGTCCCCTGTCGCGTCTCATCGGCGTCCGCACCGCCTGGACCACCGTCGGCGACGGGGAGTTCTTCTGTCCCGGCTGTGGCGGTGACCGCAACTACCGCCGCCGCACGGGCCGTCGCCGCTTCGTGCTCCTCGGCATCCCGCTCGTCCCGCGCGGCGCCACCGGCCCCGTCGTCGAATGCGCCGCCTGTGAGGACCGGTTCGCCGCCGACGTCCTCGACCACCCCACCACGCACCGCTTCTCCGCGATGCTCCGCGACGCCGTCCACACCGTCGTCCTGGCGGTCCTCTCCGCGGGCGGAGTCTCCTCCCGTACGGCCCTCGAGACCGCCGTCGCGACGCTGCGCGGCGCCGGGTTCGACGACTGCACGGACGTCCGACTCGCCGCGCTCGTCGAGGCGTTGCTCACCGACACGGGCCGCGTCCCCGAGCACTGCGGGCCCGGCGCCGGACTCGCCATCGAACTCCACGAGGCCCTCGACCCGCTCGCCCCGCACCTCGCCCCCGCCGGACGCGAGTCGATCCTCCTCCAGGGCGCCAGAATCGCGCTCGCCGACGGGCCCTACACGCCCGCCGAGCGCGACGTACTCAGCACCGCGGGCGCCGCCCTCACCATGTGCACCGACGAGGTGTCCCAGCTTCTGGAAGCGGCCCGCACCCCGTCGTGA
- a CDS encoding MMPL family transporter: MGGVPTKRRRAAVPWTLLGLWIVVLAIAGPFAGKLSDVQHDRAVDYLPASADSTQVAKIQDELPGGESTELVLVYHRDGGLTAADRTTAAAQVARVDRTFDLTAVPKGVPSRDGATLMYPVASTTPGHDEKARDAFVDDVRDIAHDTGGLSVCTGGAGALATDASEVYGSLDGPLLYTTVAVVAILLILIYRSPFLWLVPLVVAGIADFLSMGVAYGLHQAFGTTVSGQSSGVMTILVFGAGTDYALLLVSRYREELRRTERPYDAMRAALRGCGPAVLASSGTVAVGLFCLLAADLNSSRGMGPLGAVGVLCALVAMLTLLPAVLVLLGRRVFWPLVPAYGSTPKARRSLFAAMGSSAGRRPLTVLACGALLLGALALGVFSLPGSLKQEDTFTDKPDSVVAMQTLAAAYPERGTQPISVITPTGRAGETLAIARDVPGVAAAERVRSGDGWTEISVTASAPPQSTGETTTIETLRDRLDGKGSYVGGQSAQQLDLKDTNSRDRKVVVPIVLAAVLLILVVLLRSLVAPLILLGAVVAVWGASLGIAGLVFGPLFGFQGTDPGLGLLTFVFLVALGVDYGIFLMHRMREESLAGAEPAAAALTALRTTGGVIASAGLVLAATFSVLTNMPLVSLVEMGFVIAVGVLLDTFLVRTYLVTSASMALGRTVWWPGPLSRKPQPQPPADEPERTLAPTP; this comes from the coding sequence ATGGGGGGCGTACCGACAAAGAGGCGCCGGGCGGCCGTGCCCTGGACGCTGCTCGGCCTGTGGATCGTCGTGCTCGCGATCGCCGGGCCCTTCGCCGGCAAGCTGAGCGACGTCCAGCACGACCGGGCCGTCGACTATCTGCCGGCGAGTGCCGACTCCACACAGGTGGCGAAGATCCAGGACGAACTGCCGGGCGGGGAGAGCACCGAACTCGTCCTCGTCTACCACCGCGACGGCGGACTCACCGCCGCCGACCGCACCACGGCCGCCGCCCAGGTCGCCCGCGTCGACCGGACCTTCGACCTCACCGCCGTCCCGAAGGGCGTACCGTCCCGCGACGGCGCCACCCTCATGTACCCGGTCGCCAGCACCACCCCCGGACACGACGAGAAGGCCCGCGACGCCTTCGTCGACGACGTGCGCGACATCGCCCACGACACCGGGGGCCTGAGCGTCTGCACCGGCGGAGCGGGAGCGCTCGCCACCGACGCGAGCGAGGTCTACGGCTCGCTCGACGGCCCCCTGCTCTACACGACCGTCGCCGTCGTCGCGATCCTGCTGATCCTCATCTACCGCAGCCCCTTCCTGTGGCTCGTGCCGCTCGTCGTCGCGGGCATCGCCGACTTCCTGTCGATGGGCGTCGCCTACGGGCTCCACCAGGCGTTCGGCACCACCGTCAGCGGCCAGAGCTCCGGCGTGATGACGATCCTCGTCTTCGGCGCGGGCACCGACTACGCACTGCTCCTCGTCTCCCGCTACCGCGAGGAACTGCGCCGCACCGAGCGGCCCTACGACGCGATGCGGGCCGCCCTGCGCGGCTGCGGGCCCGCCGTCCTCGCCTCGTCGGGGACGGTCGCCGTCGGCCTGTTCTGCCTGCTCGCCGCCGACCTCAACAGCAGCCGCGGCATGGGACCGCTCGGCGCCGTGGGCGTCCTGTGCGCGCTCGTCGCCATGCTGACGCTGCTGCCCGCCGTCCTCGTCCTGCTCGGAAGGCGCGTGTTCTGGCCGCTCGTCCCGGCGTACGGCTCCACGCCCAAGGCCCGCAGGTCCCTGTTCGCGGCGATGGGCAGCTCGGCCGGGCGCAGGCCGCTGACCGTCCTCGCCTGCGGCGCCCTGCTCCTCGGGGCGCTCGCGCTCGGCGTGTTCAGCCTGCCCGGCAGCCTCAAGCAGGAGGACACCTTCACCGACAAGCCGGACTCCGTCGTCGCGATGCAGACCCTCGCAGCCGCCTACCCCGAGCGCGGCACCCAGCCCATCAGCGTGATCACCCCGACGGGCCGCGCCGGCGAGACGCTCGCCATCGCGCGCGACGTGCCCGGGGTCGCCGCCGCCGAGCGCGTGCGCAGCGGAGACGGCTGGACGGAGATCTCCGTCACCGCCTCCGCCCCGCCCCAGTCCACGGGCGAGACCACCACCATCGAGACCCTGCGCGACCGGCTCGACGGCAAGGGCTCGTACGTCGGCGGACAGAGCGCCCAGCAGCTCGACCTGAAGGACACCAACTCCCGTGACCGCAAGGTCGTCGTGCCGATCGTCCTGGCCGCCGTCCTGCTGATCCTCGTCGTGCTGCTGCGCAGCCTCGTGGCGCCGCTGATCCTGCTGGGCGCGGTCGTCGCCGTGTGGGGCGCCTCGCTCGGCATCGCCGGGCTCGTCTTCGGGCCGCTGTTCGGCTTCCAGGGCACCGACCCCGGACTCGGCCTGCTGACCTTCGTGTTCCTCGTCGCCCTCGGCGTCGACTACGGCATCTTCCTCATGCACCGCATGCGCGAGGAGTCCCTCGCGGGCGCCGAACCCGCGGCCGCCGCGCTGACCGCGCTGCGCACCACGGGAGGGGTGATCGCCTCGGCGGGACTCGTCCTCGCCGCGACCTTCTCGGTCCTCACCAACATGCCGCTGGTGTCGCTCGTCGAGATGGGCTTCGTCATCGCGGTCGGCGTGCTCCTGGACACGTTCCTCGTCCGTACGTACCTGGTGACGTCGGCGAGCATGGCCCTCGGCCGTACGGTGTGGTGGCCCGGGCCGCTGTCCA